TGTTGAAAATCCttggatttattttttaagagacAGTCTATACAAATAAATCCATACAGTTGGTCACACtttacataacactgacatgtaCACATCATGGCCGATGTCTAAGCTACTGAGCACAGTTTAAGTAAGAAGTGCTCTGTTGGTACTTATACTGCAGGGTGTATAGAGCTGTATAGTAACTTTCCATAGTTGAATTGCTCAGTGCTCGTTTTGTATAGACTTGCCTTTATAGGTGAAGCGTAACTTCTACtaatgaaataatgaagaaCAGTAAtgtggctttttcaagccaattTAATAAAAcctgtaaacagtcactgtcggaacaaaacctcataaaaatgtaactttaccGCAGACGAAAAGTTTTCAACTTTCACTGTAAGTCAATGCAACAAGACTGTATGcatcaaagtcattttggagagtttctattggtccattcatcattacagTTGGAGTAAACTGCAGCTGgcctttttaaatgatgtaaaatagAAAATGACAGGAATGGAGATTATGTTCCAATATCATCGACGTACTGTTGTATGGTCAGATGAGAcgctttgtgaaaataagtgaacacatcctgtacagagaacacactgctgcacttcattatgcagaatttaacacactgggggaaaaatgaaaatgtggcttgtgtaaaagttttatattttttatagttttatgttctatatatttttgcagtattgtaaatgtatttaactGTGCAGTCAAATTGGCAGAAAATGTTGCATATTTAGATTCCCTGTAGAGCACTTTTGGTGCACACATTTCTGGTCTCACAACAAAACCACGTTCGTCCACttttggcccaaaatgactcaggaaaaaagtctggttccactgacgtacattaaaatgaaagtatgttttttccttctcctgtaaagttactgttttggagacacaatgttttattccaacatcagtgatatacaaattatattacattttatacgTATGACATGGTGATTATTAATTGTACTTAactattattaaaaatgttaagaTGTAATGTTAGCATAATTTATTGCTGCCCTCTTCTGGTCATCTTAAGGTATCAAGGTTTCTACTTTTTGCTTACTCTGCCAAAACAACCAAACATAATACCCATGCAAAACGTTTCCAGAATGTTAAACTAAGCAAATTCTGCGCTACAATTTGTACAAAAGTACCatattttaagtgtgttctgtgtagaggatgtgttcacttattttcacttagaaaatcaacaaaacatgtaaactgaCCAGGAGTGAAGACTATAGACCAGTCGTCTTCAAATCCAgaccttgaatccagtttccagCCCTGGATTTTGTTCCTACTGATAATTAATTGAACTACTGACATGACTGATTGGCCACTTAGTGTTTCACTGAACAGTGATTACAAAATTTAAGACTAGAAACTGGACTGAAGGTCCAGATTCAAAGACTACAAGCTCATAACTGATCATGTTGTGGTCAATGTAGGCAAGGCTTTTATTCCAGCATACATACCTGGCATGACTGTGTCAGCTGAGCACACTGCTGTGGCTGAAACGGGGTCACATTCATATCTGAGCTATAGATCTGATCCGTCCAAGCTTCTGAAATCTGACCGCTGTGCAGGTTCTTGTCCATTCTTTGCTCTGTGCAAAACACATTGCTGCTTTGATGGCCTCCAGCATAGGGAACATGTTCTTGCCCTTGTGTGGCCCTGCACTGAAAGTAACGCATTATCTCTGGAGAACTTCTCCATCCactgctgctgtctgtctgcttcTTCTGGGCCAGGTATTCTTCGGTGAGGCCCAGCTGAGCAGACAGGTGGGAGATGTAGCGTATGGTGAGGCGTAAAGTTTCGATCTTGGTCAGGGTTTGTCCGGCGGGAGCTACCGAAGGAGGCAGGTAGGTTCTGAGATGGTGAAGAGCTTTAGTCAGGTCCCTCATCCTCAGCTTCTCCTTCTCGCTGGCATTCTGACGCTGCTCACTTGGGTTCTTCAGCCTGGATCTTGTGGAGCCAGGCTTTTTGGCAAGTTTCGGTCGTCCTGGTTTGTTTGACCTGCCCTGCTTGGACTGGTGAGATGGGGAGCTGCTGAAATCCATTGAAGGAGCTGGTGAGATGGTCTCTGGAGAAGAAATGCTGTAGAACTCGGAGTCAGAGCTCCACAGGCTCTGAGGGTGCTGGCACAGGCTGGATGGATCCATGCTAGAGGACTTTGGAGAGCGAATGAAGGCAAAAGCCGAAGGCTGGAGGTTTTTATGCAGGACCAGAAGGTGTGAGGTGACACCTCTGCAGGCTCCGAGCAGCCGGGGCTCCAGGCCTGTGTATGGGAAAGGCTGATGGAGGCCACAGAAGCAGAGGTGTGAATTTTAACTCCTCTTCAGCACTGTTCTCCTCTCAGACTAAATTTCAGTCTACTTCACCGTTTTAACTCTTATATTTGGAATGGATGTTAATGTTAACCACCATTCAAATGTTTGGGGTCACTCATTAAAGAGGTATtttacatctatctatctatctatctatctatctatctatctatctatctatctatctatctatctatctatctatctgtctatctatctatctatctatctatctatctatctatctatctatctatctatctaagtGAAATGGTGACAAATTGACatgaatgtttcagtattttgaaacattttttcaaaGTTGCTCCCGACTTCTGATTGAAGTTGATGTTTGAGTATATTCTGTTTCTAGAGGAAAGATCCAAAAATAACTCTGGTGTTGTAGAacttgtattaatgttatttacatttgaaaacatttaaaattatgtttatACATTGCAAACAAATGTGATCTTAGCAAgcaaaaactttttaaatgtagtgagtatatacactatttataaaattataatattatttcatttatctccagacacttttaaaaaacttttaaaaacttgttttaaatcattttatcaaATTAAAGTGTTTTCTTCCACTggaagatcatttcacttgccgTAAGCATTACTTtgtaaaataagcaaaattatcttcgtaatttctcaaaatgagtaaaatgatctgccaacagaataaaaaacattaagtaaaaatgtatagaaaccggtggaataatcttataatattcttacaacagtctccttataaaaaaatattaaattctgaccacatttaagatgttttcacttgctaagatacgatttttgtagtgtattattaatgatgattatttttttacaaagtGCCGTTGATGGTCCACCATAGACAACTTGCCTTAACTTAATGGTGGTCCAGGGACCTCCATGGGGTGCTTTGCGGCCTAACTGTGTCCACAACCCCCTGATTGAGAAACCCTGTACGATCACCACCCCTGTGAAGAAAATTTCTCTAGAATTTCACATCAGGCTACTATGACTTTGGTCTTGGTCTACTGAAGCagtaagatttcccttcactggaccTAAGGGGTCTAgaccaacttctgaaaaacaaccccatagcattatccctcctccaccaaactttgcagttgacacagtgcagtcaggcaggtaacgtccTCCTGATATTCACTGGACCCAGACTTcttcatcagactgccagatacatttccactgcttgtcCAGTGTTGGTGAGCTTTACTCCACTCCACCTGACGtctggcattgtgcttggtgatgtaaggcttgcatgcagctgttcGTCCATGGAAGCTCATGCCATGAAACTCCTGgtgcagtttttgtgctgatgttaatgccagcaGTGGGCAACTTTTATGCACAATGCATATCAGCACTGGTGTCTGTAACTTTAGGTGGTCtgacacttcatggctgagttgctatgGTTCCTGAACACTTCCATGTTTCAGTAATATCACTGGATATATCGTGGAATATTATAGAGGAAAGAAATTTTGTGAACTGACTCGTTTCAATGGTTTGCATCCTATTACAGCAcatatagttgtatgcaaaagcttGAACAACCCCGCTCAAATGTTTTCTAAGTTTGTTCACTGTCTTCAACCGTGAACACACttcaatatgacatttttctgcaaacctTAGTGCAGaatatctatttatttgctgaatttaaagtgaaaaaatgtacttttatattctctctctctctgtctctctctctctctgtctctctctcccagtgtAATCAGTGAGTGTAATCACAGCATTAGCTTGTATTTCAAAGGCTAAGCAGTGCAGTTGCCTTTAATGATGTTTAATTACGCATAATAACCTCCATTAGTGTGTTACACTTGAGGTGTGACATTTCCACTGATTGGTGATCAGAGCCTCTGTGAATGCGTGAGTGAGGCAGCGGTTGACGCTGGAGCTGTGAGAGAATGGCCTGATTGATCCTGTCACACTGACCCATCCAGTTATAACAGTGAAGGCTTTGCATTGTAGGAAGGCAACACTACACAGTGGTCAGTGAACAAGAGTGTACAGCAAGGCCCAGACTGAACCCTGTCTGTTTGGACATTTTTGGATTTTAATGGGAAGTGAAATCTTAAAGCTGTATTAGAAggattttaaaaagtacttCTGCAATGTGAATTTAAATATGACAAACTATTCACCATAAAGTTTTACATTAAGTGTCTATCTAAGTATCTAtctaatctatctatctatcaagtGAAATGGTGACAAATTGACATACATCTATCTATGTATATATGGGGGGGGGGCACAAGGCAGATTATTATTTTAGCTATAGGTCagtcaaaaatctaatttcGAAAATGGATCTGACTGTCCTGTGGATCTACCTGTAGCTGTACTTTTCCCGCTGTGTTACTGTACAGAGTTGTAGAACCTGTGGAAGTCATCATACTTGCCCTCATCttaccctctttctctctctctctctctctctctctctctctctctctctctctctctctctctgtctcacgcattctctcttttgctgtgcgtgtgtgtgggttcAGGCCGCTGGGTGAGGGAGTTGGTGCTGTGTGGAGTTTGACACCTCTGTATTTTGGAGGGAAAGCTGAAGCTGCACCTGTCTGTGTCCCTCTTTTCTGTATTCAGCCTGTccagtaacaacaacaaaacagccaGTCCATTTACACCATTACTTAGACGTTCTGCTGCAGAGAAAGATCACTAATACGACTTCACAGGTTTAAAATAAGACGGCTTTAAAAAGGTTGATTGTAATGTAAGGTGTGATATCTTGGAGAAAATACCTTTCTTCAATTGCTAAATTCTACTGTACAGAAATCTACAgagtctgtaaatttctctacagtcaaccatttcacatcaaaccactctgagtgactctgtttacagTATTGACGATTAAATTCTATCTATTTAAATGACTCAGTCTGTTTCTTGTCATTAACTTCACTATATATTACTATAAACaaacaattacaattatttatcaGTTAATAACTTACTTTATATAGCCTACACTGTAGTTTACCATTGAATGAAATAGCAGCAATCAGAAATGTACTAACTCATTTCAGTCTTTTGGAATAGTAGTTGCATAACTATAACATGTTATGCATACAAACTGTGAATAATTGAAACTAAACGAGGTAGCTTTCGCATTATGGTCACTTCTTTGGCTGTGCCAGTCTAGTAGATTTGTTTCTCCATTAAATCCTCAATGGGCCGTGAACGGAACCTTGTGGGACCTCAAGCTGACCGCTGATCCTGTGAAACGTGGACAGCATCCGTGCCGTGTTTTACACCCAGGGTGTAAAAGCACAACAAGCTCTTCAGCACGAGAACATTTTCCATGTAATAAACTGCCATTACGCCGCATAAAACAAGCCACTATAGTTTATAGTACATAGTTCTAATAACACTTTCGCTTGTAGTTTATAGTACATACCTCTAAAAAAGCAGTGCCAAAGTCATacttttatattaataattttttatattaaaaatgctgtttcaaTGAGAAAAGCCACATAAACCTGCAGATTTGTGTATACACTTCAGTTTAGAATTTTCCATGTAGATTTAATACATCGTTCAGTGATAAGCAGATAAAGATATGAAAGATTCTGTGGGTAAAGGAATTATCCACATTTCTTTTCACACCTTTATCTCTAATAAACCTTCATCACCTGAGGTGTCACTACTTCACACTAGAGTCCTGCTGTGTTTTTACAACTGcctctgctccctctctctcactctttctctcactctctatctttTTCTCACATAGCTACAGCTCATCTGCTCTGATATGCAAACAAAGCTTTTTCATTATTCAGCTATACTGTAAAAAAAGGGTTTATTAGTAAAGATagcagggttctatatagcactaaaaagggttctgctaccaTTTCTGTTACAAAGTTCtgtttcaagcttgtaacaatagcagctTTAAAAAATAACCTTTTTGCTGCTATAGAGAAcctcaatatagaaccatatacaacacattctgcatcattctgaagaatcatttcaacCATTTAAGGATGTGTatggtcctttgagtgttcatggtttcatATAGAAGCTTTTTCTTGGCTAAAGAACCCATTAAAAGAACCGtcttctttaagagtgtagattcGGAATCAGATCAGTAATAACATAAGTCAGAATGAAGTAATTCACCATTCGCCTCcacttttatttctctttatttttaccatcacagaaacaaaacagtaaGTTAAGCCATCACATAATttttaatatgaaatataaaaagaacattCTTATTCAAAAGAACTGCCAGAACTGCTTAAACTgtgaaaaacatactgtactttaaactgtgtatacatacattttttgtgCATAAAAGTAATCTTTGTGTGGTTTTGATGGCCTGGAGATGCACACGCTTGTCCACATCCAGTTATAATGCATCTTTGACATTGAGTACATTTGTACAAATAGTAAAAATAGGCCTTTTTGTTATTGAGATGATTATTGAAGAGTTTTAACAGAACAGTATttttttacactgcaaaaaatggtatcttgtcaagtaaaattatcttaaatctagttattgagattgttgtaagcttattttatgattatttaacttatttctagtcATTTGTATACTGGTTTTAAGCAAAAtaatctcactatattggcagataattgtgcttgttttaagaaatgtgcttggaACTACAccattagaaataaaggttctgtgcaggtatatttttaggtcatcaaggtacaaacaatataaatgttccaacaaaggtacagcagtggtctgattgtgaaccttaaacaagttttttccaagtgaaaagtaCAGATTTGTATCTTTTCACAACGTAATGTTTTtaatcagaacaataaaattaaagccaagagacgagacagggtgtgtggagtcagtacaacttggaaagtaaagtttcagtagattatggtacaattatgttcactgaccaaaggtactgagatgaacccttgagggtcccaccccagtgacaatctactacctttatttctgagagtgtagtaaagttatctgccagtatagtaaGATATATATTTTAACTTAATAATATCACctaaaacacataaataatgtTCAGAATTAAGCTAGATAATCTTATAGTAAgcacacaaccatctcaaaatgagaaaaaatagACATAGTGACTAGATTTGAGATTATTTCCCTTCACAAGATACTATGTTTTGCAGCGTATAAAACGTGTGATGTACAAAATAACAGTAAAGACATATGAAATACTCATACTCTAAATATCTGATCAAAAACTCCTACCACacaagtgcactttgtaggtttacaggtACTGACAGTCTGTCAATGTAAACCTCCAAAGTGTGCCTATGAGCATGAGTACTCCATGTGTTGTACACTCCCTGTACATTAAGGGTTAATGGTTTtggtttaaatatgtttgtttatgttttcatttaaagctCAAGTAATGTAGTAAATCACTTTCTGGTGAAATTTTCTTATTCTTAAACAGAAACTTTACCTCTAATCAGAATCCTGATAAAATGCTTTCATGCGTAATGAAATGTAGAACATAAACTATAGGTACAGTTATGTTAATGGGaattcttattttaattatgaatCAGGAAATGAGCATGTTGGTCATACGCATACTGAATACAAATGAGGCCTTTTACTGCCTTTGCTGTCTTATACTCTTTGGGTGATTTTTAAATTGCCATGAAATGGACGGACATACAATGAAACAGGAATTAATCTGTCCATAGATCAAACACATAAACTACAGCAAAAATATACATGTGCTATagtaataaacaaatacaacagaaaACAAGTCAGCAGGTCAACAGATTCGGTTGTCTGGTCATAactgtaaatgtacagtaaaaaagtcagagagcaccagtcatttatttcatttctggaCCTCTACTTGCATAAAGAAAGACGTCACCATCATGGAAGAAGGTCAAACCAACCTCTATGACTGAACTTGGAAGTGTGAAAAATATCTCCCTGCAGGTTTGTTtagaaaactgaaagtgagcctcctgaaaagaatggacaaTCTAATAAAGGTAAatagtggacacactaaatagtgagaaaatacattacatttttgaggcttctgtgtaattttatcTTAAATATATGGAATTAAACTTGCCAATATAGAATGAaggatataaatatatagtagatagatagatatagagagacagagagagtgaggagtgtgtgtgtgtgtgtgtgtgtgtgtgtgtgaggtgtgtgtacatatattcCTGGTCTTGGTCTTGCCAAATGCCTGTATAAATGAAGGTGGCCTCTGACTTCAGAACTGTACTTCTGAGTGAGATTCTAATCCACAACAAAAAATACACTGATATGTTTTTTGATATCTCACACTCACTCCTTTCCAACCAGACGTTATCATGAACAAGACAATATCGCCAAAGCTCAGGctctggttaaaaaaaaacagtgaatggACAGTAAAATGCTGTGGAAACACTAAATCTGACCTCATTAACTAATAAACTA
This Pygocentrus nattereri isolate fPygNat1 chromosome 15, fPygNat1.pri, whole genome shotgun sequence DNA region includes the following protein-coding sequences:
- the mespba gene encoding mesoderm posterior ba; its protein translation is MSFHGRTAACKPYITKHNARRQVEWSKAHQHWTSSGNVSGSLMKKSGSSEYQEDPFPYTGLEPRLLGACRGVTSHLLVLHKNLQPSAFAFIRSPKSSSMDPSSLCQHPQSLWSSDSEFYSISSPETISPAPSMDFSSSPSHQSKQGRSNKPGRPKLAKKPGSTRSRLKNPSEQRQNASEKEKLRMRDLTKALHHLRTYLPPSVAPAGQTLTKIETLRLTIRYISHLSAQLGLTEEYLAQKKQTDSSSG